In Candidatus Deferrimicrobiaceae bacterium, the genomic stretch GCTGCACCCTCTCGTGCTTGTTCTGCGCAACGGGGGCAGCGGGGTTCCGGCGCAACCTGACATCCGCCGAGATCGTCCACCAGGTCTGCCATGCCGCCCTCAGGCTAACGGAACGAGGAGAGCGCCTGACCAATGTCGTTTTCATGGGAATGGGGGAACCGCTCGAAAACGTCCCGGAAGTGTCTCGCGCGATCGACATTCTGCTCTCCCCGTACGGGTTCCGTCTGGCAGGGAAGCGGGTGACCGTCTCGACGGCGGGGATCGTCCCGGCGATGCGGGAACTGGCGAACCGGTATCCGGTGAGCTTCGCCGTGTCCCTCAACGCGGCCAGCGACGACGTGCGCTCCCGCCTCATGCCCGTCAACCGGAAATACCCGTTGCGGGAGGTGGTTGCCGCGATGCGGTCGATCCCCCTCCAGAGCGGACGCAAGGTGACCGCGGAGTACGTCCTCCTGTCCGGGGTGAACGATTCCCCCGCCGACGCGCGCGCCCTGGCGAGACTGCTGTCGGGGACCCGCATCAAGGTCAATCTGATCCCCTTCAACCCGCATCCCCGTGAGAATTTCCGTTCCCCCTCCCCGGCGTCCGTCGACCGTTTCCGCGACATCCTGATGGGCGCGGGGATCCGGACGATCACCCGGGAAAGGAGAGGTGCGGACATCCGTGCCGCATGCGGTCAACTGGTGGGCGACTCCGCCGGCCCGCGGGACCGCGGCAAAACCGGCTCGCGGGGGAGGGAAGGGGTGAAAAATCCTTGAGCCCCGGGGATCTTCTCCCTATATTGGGGGAGACGAAGTTTCCCGAAGGGGGCGGAAAGGGATCATGTCGGATATTCTTGGTGTTATCGGCGGTTCCGGCCTCTACGAGATGGAGGGGATGAAAAATGTCCGGCACGTCCGGGTCCGCACGCCCTTCGGTGACCCCTCCGATGCGCTGGTCGTCGGGGAGATCGGGGGAAGGACCCTCGCGTTTCTTCCGCGCCACGGGAGGGGGCACAGGATCCCGCCTTTCCAGATCAACTTCCGGGCCAACATCTATGCCATGAAGAAGATCGGGGCGAGGTGGCTGCTTTCCCTTTCCGCCGTGGGGAGCATGAAGGAGAGGATCCGGCCGGGGGATATCGTGGTGGTCGACCAGTTCTTCGACCATACCCGGTTTCGGCCCAACACCTTCTTCGCCGACGGCATCGTGGGGCACATCCCCTTCGCCGATCCCGTCTGCCCTTCCCTCGCGGATCTCGCCTACCGTTCCGCCCGAAAGGTCGTCCGGCGCGTCCATCGGGGCGGCACCTACCTCTGCATGGAGGGGCCGGCGTTCTCCACCCGTGCGGAGTCCCGGATCTACCGGAAGTGGGGGGTGGATGTCATCGGCATGACGAACATGCCCGAGGCGAAGCTCGCGAGGGAGGCGGAGATCTGCTACGCCACCCTGGCCCTCGCCACCGATTACGACTGCTGGCACGAGAGCGAGGAGGACGTGTCCATCGAGGCGATCCTGGCGATCATCCGGCGAAACGTCGAACACTCCAAGCGAATCATTCGAGAGGTGGCGATGCGCCTGCCCGGGGAGGACGAATGCGGATGCGGAGAGACGCTCCGGTACGCCATTATCACGGACCGGAAGAAGATTCCGTCGGCCACGAGAAAGCGACTCGACCTCCTGCTGGGGAAATACCTGTGACGCGGGTCGCGGGATTGCGGGCGGTGACGGCGGTGGCGCTTACGGTGGGGGTCGCGTCGCTCCTCGCCTGCTCGACTCCGACTGTGGACATGAAGAGGGAAGCGTCCGCCCGGATGCAGATGGGGGTCACCTACCTCGAACAGCGCAACCTTCCTTCCGCGATGCGGGAGCTCACACGCGCCGCCGAACTCGACCCGGACAATTCCGAGATCGCGATGACCCTCGGTCTGGCCTACCAGCAACGGGGAGATATCGAAAAGTCGGAGGAGTACCTCAGGAGGGCGATCCGCTTGGATCCGGACAACGCCGCCGCCCACAACAACCTGGGGAATATCCTGAGCCTCCAGGGAAAGGGCGACGAGGCGATCCGGGAGTACGAAAAGGCCGTGTCGAACATCCTCTATCCCACCCCGGAGTTCGGGTATTACAACATGGGGAGGGAGTACGCACGCCGGAAGGAGCTGCCGAAGGCGGAGTTGATGTACCGGCGGGCGATCGCCATGTCCCCCTCGTTCTTGGACGCATACCGGGGGCTGGCGATGGTGCAGTTCGAGCAGGGGCAGGGAAAGGAGTCCATCCGGACCCTCGAGCGGCTGGTCGAGGTGGCGCCTTCCCATGCCCGCGGGTGGATCGACCTGGGCAGCATGTACCTGCGGTTCGACCGGAAAAAGGAGGCCCTCGAGGCGTTCCGGAACGCCATGGCGAACACGGGAGACCCCGCCTTGCGGTCGGAAGCCTCGGGGTACATCAACATGCTCGAGAAAGGGAAGAGGTAGGGTGGCGGGAATGGGAGTCGGGGAGGCCTGGAAAAAACGGCGCGAGGAGATGGGCAAGACGTTGGAGGATGTCTCCTCGGAACTCCGCATCAGCAAGAAATACCTGCGCGGCATCGAAGAGGGCAATTTTTCCCGGTTTCAGGCAAAGGTGTTCTCCACCGGCTTCATCCGCACCTACGCGACTTTCCTTTCGGTGGACCCCGAGCCCTTGCTTTCCGAGTACCTGGAGCTCTTCGAACGGAGTTCGAAAGAAGAACCGCCTTTTCACGGCAAGCCGGAGTGGCTGGAGCGCGAGCGTAAGCGGGGAAGCCGCCGGACGGCATACGCGATCGCCGCGGCCGCGGTGCTGGTCATCGGCATATTCCTTGCCCGGTATGCGAAGCACACCGCGCTGCGTCCTCCCCCCGTTCCCGAGATCCGGCAAACGTCCCAACCCCCTCCCGCTCCTGTCCCCGCTTCCGTCGAGAACACCGCACTGCCGTCCGACAACGCGGCGGTGGGGGGCGGGGAGGCGGCGGAAGTCCCTCCGGTCCCCGAGCAGAAAACGCCTACCGTCGTGGGAAAGACGGGGCCGGCGTCGGCCCCCTCCCACCATTTGTCGTCGCTGTTCCTGGAGGCGAGCGAACCGACCTGGATCATGTACAGCCGGGACGGGTCCGAGCCCGTCGACGTCATGCTGTATCCGGGGGACCGCCTGAGCATCCAGGCCCGGGGAAAGATCTACCTGAAGATCGGGAACGCCGGGGGCGTGGTCGGCACCCTGAACGGGAACCTTCTTCCGTCCTTCGGAGAAAAGGGACAGGTGAAGGAGATCACGCTGGGAGAATAACGTCCCGGCGGCACCCCCCCCGTTCCCGCGATGCGCAAAAGCCGCGGGGAGGAACAGGATGCGGGACCGCGTTTGCGGCGTACTGGTCGATGCCCGGCCGGCCGGCCGTTAAGGAATGGCCGGCCGGCGTTCTTTTCGGTCCTCCCGGGCATTTCTCGTCCGCTCCGCTGACTTGGGGGAGACGGACAGGCGTCTCACCTTTTTTACGGAAGCCGCAGGGGTGGTGACCGTCGTCGCCAAGGCGGCCCACCGCAGCCGGAGACGATTCGGAGGGACCCTGCAGAAGTACTTCCTCCTCGACGTGGCCTGGACCGAGGAGGGGGGGAGGATGCCTATACTCACATCGGCGTCGATCCTCGAGTCGTTCTGGGACATCGTTTCCAGCTGGGAGAGGGTCCGGCACGCCGATTATCTGCTGGAGCTGGTTTCTGCGGTCTTCCCCCAACCCGGGGCCAAGACGAAAGCGTTCGCCTTTCTCCTTGCGGGGATTCGGTCTCTTTCGGCGGGAGAGTCCCCCCAATTCGTCGGGAGGAAGGCGGAGGCCGCCTTTCTCGCTTCGGGCGGGTGGGGACCGGACCTGTCGGCCTGCCGGAAGTGTGGCAGGGCGGAAAGCAGGTCTTTCCGTTTCGTCGTCTCGGAAGGAAGACTCCACTGCGAAGCCTGCGCGGGAAAAGGAGGCATCCTTCTCTCCCTCGGGGCGGTACGGACCTGGAGAGCGCTCCAGGCATCGTCTCCTTCCGCGGTCGGGCGTGTCCGGATTCCGGAATCTATTCTTATGGAATTACAGGCGGTTATACCGAAATACCTGGAGTGGAACTTGGGGAAGCTGCTCAGAAGCCTGGGGGACGATCCGGCCGTTAAAAACCCGTAAAACCCCTGTTTTTATAACGATATTTATTGACAGCACCTTCCGCGGAATGATATGTAACCGTATCACTTTTCCACCGGGAGGACGCTTTGCTTTTCCAGGACCTTGTCATCGCCCTGCAACGTTTCTGGGCGGACAAAGGGTGTGTGATCCACCAGCCCTATGACATCGAGGTGGGGGCGGGGACCTTCAATCCGGCGACGTTTCTGCGCGCCCTGGGCCCCGAGCCGTGGAACACCGCCTATGTCGAGCCCTCCCGTCGGCCTACGGACGGGCGGTACGGGGAAAACCCGAACCGGCTTCAGCACTACTATCAGTTCCAGGTCATCATGAAGCCCTGCCCCTACGACTACGTCGAGATGTACCTCGACTCCCTCAAGGCGGTCGGCATCGACCCCGGGAAGCACGACATCCGCCTGGTGGAGGACGACTGGGAGTCCCCCACCCTCGGAGCCTGGGGCCTGGGCTGGGAAATCTGGCTGGACGGTATGGAGATCACCCAGTTCACCTATTTTCAGCAGTGCGGGGGGATCGACCTCAAGCCCGTCTCCGGCGAGATCACCTACGGGATCGAGCGCATCGCGATGTACCTGCAGAACGTGGAGAACGTGTTCGACCTGAAATGGGTGGGAAACGTGACGTACGGCGATGTGCACCACCGGGGGGAGGTCGAGTTCTCGAAGTACAATTTCCAGGTGGCCGACATCCCGCTGCTCTTTTCCCTGTTCCAGATGTACGAGAAGGAATGCCTCCGGCTGATCGAGGAAAACCTCGTTCTGCCTGCCTACGATTACTGCCTCAAGTGTTCCCACGCGTTCAACATGCTCGACGCGCGCGGGGCCATCTCCGTGACGGAGCGCACCTCCTATATCGCCCGGGTCCGCAACCTGGCCAGGCTTTGCGCGACCGGGTATCTCAAGTCCCGCGAGGAGCAGGGCTACCCCTTGATGAACAGGTTCCCGGGTTGAGCATCCATCGCGAGAAAGAAGACCGATGATGAAAAGCGATTATCTGCTGGAAATCGGCTGTGAGGAACTCCCGGCGGGTTTCGTGGGCCCCGCTCTCTGGTTCGGCCGGGAGAAGTACGAAGAGGTACTGAAGAAGGCGAGGCTTTCCTTCGATGGCATCGACATCTACGGCACCCCTCGCCGGCTGGCCTACCTCGTGCGAGGGCTCGAGGACCGCCAGCGGGCGTCCCAGGAGACGGTCCTGGGTCCTCCGAAAAGCATCGGGTACGACGCTTCGGGCAAACCGACGAAGGCCGCGGAAGGGTTCGCCCGCTCGCAGGGTGTGGCCGTCTCCGCGATGAAGCTGTTCCAGACGGGCCGGGGCGAGTATCTTGGGGTAGTGAAGGAGGAGGCAGCGAGGCCGGTCGAGGAGATCCTTCCCCAGCTCGTCTCGGACTGGATCCCGACGATCCCCTTCAAGAAGACGATGCGGTGGGCCGACCTCGATGTCCGTTTCGCCCGGCCCATGCACTGGATCGTTTCGCTTTACGGGGACAAGGTCATCCCGCTTTCGTTCGGAAACGTGACGGCAGGATCCACGACCTACGGTCACCGCTTTCTCGCTCCCGCCGCGATCTCCCTCTCGTCCCCGGAGCAATACTTTGACAAGCTCGCGGAGGCGAAGGTGTTCGTGGACCTCGAGGTGCGCAAGGAGAAGATCCGCGCCGGGATCCGGGATGCGGAGAAGCGGATCGGGAAAAGATGGGTCGAGGACGAACCGCTGGTCGAGACCGTCGCCAACCTGGTCGAGTACCCCGTGGTCCTGGTGGGAAGGTTCGAGGAGAAGTACCTGGCTCTCCCCCGCGAGATCCTCATCACCAGCATGCGCAACAACCAGAAATACTTCGTGTTCGAGGACGACCGCGGGAATCTCTTTCCCGGTTTCGCCTTCGTCTCGAACATGATCGTCCCCGACAACCAGGTGGTGGTGACCGGGAACGAACGGGTCCTCCGGGCACGCCTGTCGGATGCGGAGTTCTACTACCAGGACGACCTGAAACAGCCGCTGTTCGACCGGGCACAGGCGCTCCGGAACGTCCTTTTCCAGGCGGACCTCGGGACCTACTGGGAGAAGGTGGAGCGAATGGCCGACGTCGCGGAATACGTCGCCGAGGCGGGCTTTCCCGCCAAGGCGAAAGAGTGCCGGCGCGCCGCCTTCCTTTCCAAGGCCGATCTCCCCACCGGGGTCGTCAAGGAGTTTCCCGAGCTTCAGGGGATCATGGGGCGCGACTACGCGCGCAAGACCGGGGAGAAGGAGGAAACGGCACAGGCCGTCTACGAGCATTACCTCCCCAAGGGCATGTCCGACGAGCTGCCGGGGAGCGACGTGGGAGCGGCGGTGGCCGTGGCGGACAAGATCGACATGGTGTGCGGCTGTTTCGGCGTCGGGCTGATCCCCACCGGGACCGCGGATCCGTACGGGCTTCGAAGGCAAACCCTCGGGATCCTTTCCATTCTGGAGGCAAAGG encodes the following:
- the recO gene encoding DNA repair protein RecO; this translates as MAGRRSFRSSRAFLVRSADLGETDRRLTFFTEAAGVVTVVAKAAHRSRRRFGGTLQKYFLLDVAWTEEGGRMPILTSASILESFWDIVSSWERVRHADYLLELVSAVFPQPGAKTKAFAFLLAGIRSLSAGESPQFVGRKAEAAFLASGGWGPDLSACRKCGRAESRSFRFVVSEGRLHCEACAGKGGILLSLGAVRTWRALQASSPSAVGRVRIPESILMELQAVIPKYLEWNLGKLLRSLGDDPAVKNP
- a CDS encoding RodZ domain-containing protein yields the protein MGVGEAWKKRREEMGKTLEDVSSELRISKKYLRGIEEGNFSRFQAKVFSTGFIRTYATFLSVDPEPLLSEYLELFERSSKEEPPFHGKPEWLERERKRGSRRTAYAIAAAAVLVIGIFLARYAKHTALRPPPVPEIRQTSQPPPAPVPASVENTALPSDNAAVGGGEAAEVPPVPEQKTPTVVGKTGPASAPSHHLSSLFLEASEPTWIMYSRDGSEPVDVMLYPGDRLSIQARGKIYLKIGNAGGVVGTLNGNLLPSFGEKGQVKEITLGE
- a CDS encoding glycine--tRNA ligase subunit alpha, giving the protein MLFQDLVIALQRFWADKGCVIHQPYDIEVGAGTFNPATFLRALGPEPWNTAYVEPSRRPTDGRYGENPNRLQHYYQFQVIMKPCPYDYVEMYLDSLKAVGIDPGKHDIRLVEDDWESPTLGAWGLGWEIWLDGMEITQFTYFQQCGGIDLKPVSGEITYGIERIAMYLQNVENVFDLKWVGNVTYGDVHHRGEVEFSKYNFQVADIPLLFSLFQMYEKECLRLIEENLVLPAYDYCLKCSHAFNMLDARGAISVTERTSYIARVRNLARLCATGYLKSREEQGYPLMNRFPG
- the rlmN gene encoding 23S rRNA (adenine(2503)-C(2))-methyltransferase RlmN — translated: MKDARTDLKGMTLEELEVFFRARGKERYRARQVSRWLYQKRAGEISAMTDLSRDFRQELMTTCRISSPPAEQGEISSDGTEKVLFRLEDGEAVESVLIPDGSRRTLCVSAQAGCTLSCLFCATGAAGFRRNLTSAEIVHQVCHAALRLTERGERLTNVVFMGMGEPLENVPEVSRAIDILLSPYGFRLAGKRVTVSTAGIVPAMRELANRYPVSFAVSLNAASDDVRSRLMPVNRKYPLREVVAAMRSIPLQSGRKVTAEYVLLSGVNDSPADARALARLLSGTRIKVNLIPFNPHPRENFRSPSPASVDRFRDILMGAGIRTITRERRGADIRAACGQLVGDSAGPRDRGKTGSRGREGVKNP
- a CDS encoding tetratricopeptide repeat protein — translated: MTRVAGLRAVTAVALTVGVASLLACSTPTVDMKREASARMQMGVTYLEQRNLPSAMRELTRAAELDPDNSEIAMTLGLAYQQRGDIEKSEEYLRRAIRLDPDNAAAHNNLGNILSLQGKGDEAIREYEKAVSNILYPTPEFGYYNMGREYARRKELPKAELMYRRAIAMSPSFLDAYRGLAMVQFEQGQGKESIRTLERLVEVAPSHARGWIDLGSMYLRFDRKKEALEAFRNAMANTGDPALRSEASGYINMLEKGKR
- the mtnP gene encoding S-methyl-5'-thioadenosine phosphorylase; its protein translation is MSDILGVIGGSGLYEMEGMKNVRHVRVRTPFGDPSDALVVGEIGGRTLAFLPRHGRGHRIPPFQINFRANIYAMKKIGARWLLSLSAVGSMKERIRPGDIVVVDQFFDHTRFRPNTFFADGIVGHIPFADPVCPSLADLAYRSARKVVRRVHRGGTYLCMEGPAFSTRAESRIYRKWGVDVIGMTNMPEAKLAREAEICYATLALATDYDCWHESEEDVSIEAILAIIRRNVEHSKRIIREVAMRLPGEDECGCGETLRYAIITDRKKIPSATRKRLDLLLGKYL
- the glyS gene encoding glycine--tRNA ligase subunit beta, producing the protein MMKSDYLLEIGCEELPAGFVGPALWFGREKYEEVLKKARLSFDGIDIYGTPRRLAYLVRGLEDRQRASQETVLGPPKSIGYDASGKPTKAAEGFARSQGVAVSAMKLFQTGRGEYLGVVKEEAARPVEEILPQLVSDWIPTIPFKKTMRWADLDVRFARPMHWIVSLYGDKVIPLSFGNVTAGSTTYGHRFLAPAAISLSSPEQYFDKLAEAKVFVDLEVRKEKIRAGIRDAEKRIGKRWVEDEPLVETVANLVEYPVVLVGRFEEKYLALPREILITSMRNNQKYFVFEDDRGNLFPGFAFVSNMIVPDNQVVVTGNERVLRARLSDAEFYYQDDLKQPLFDRAQALRNVLFQADLGTYWEKVERMADVAEYVAEAGFPAKAKECRRAAFLSKADLPTGVVKEFPELQGIMGRDYARKTGEKEETAQAVYEHYLPKGMSDELPGSDVGAAVAVADKIDMVCGCFGVGLIPTGTADPYGLRRQTLGILSILEAKGLRIPLEGLVDKSLATLDGKLKSPSGEVKRKVMEFITGRLSNLWTSQGTPGDLVEAVLSPGLTDMVDLRAKLSALVTFRKEAAFEPLAEVFKRAINITKGYAGPFDVSETLFEHEEERALFKAVGEVSERVHSAARNGRYSEAFREMARLQPLVSAFFEKVLVMAKEEKVKQNRLALLKSLSDLFASVADFSRIAVGPQK